One window from the genome of Oreochromis niloticus isolate F11D_XX linkage group LG20, O_niloticus_UMD_NMBU, whole genome shotgun sequence encodes:
- the LOC106097765 gene encoding P2Y purinoceptor 1-like isoform X1, translated as MYIWSYFFTFTSTTEESSLDKMLGDRRNMTEWFRSVYEHVTLPAIYTFVFIIGLGANVWGLKSLLQKWKNLGHINVFLLNLGIANFLFLPTLPFLTAYYFMGNKWIFGEVFCKITRFCFNLNLYGSIGFLTCISVHRYLAIVHAVKAKGRMTVRNSVAISVLIWLLVSAQSLPDMLFPKNSTNRTEKCHHTTTTKYVENYLKYSVGWTLTGFVMPLLIFLGCYGHVTLVLCRKNTINKVVKQRSLRLLFILILLFSVCYIPYHIFKNLSLYSRVFFFKHGKYPTWDEGVFCAHQISRGLVCLNSVLNPLVYLHVMDIPAQLQQLLQRFRQTFTRLFVSNYVSVPVAQTANTAIS; from the coding sequence ATGTACATCTGGTcttattttttcacttttacttccACCACAGAGGAGAGCAGTCTGGACAAAATGTTAGGAGACAGAAGGAATATGACTGAATGGTTTCGTTCAGTCTATGAACATGTAACTCTGCCTGCTATTTATACCTTTGTGTTCATCATTGGTCTGGGAGCTAATGTATGGGGACTGAAGTCTCTGCTTCAGAAATGGAAAAATCTTGGACACATTAATGTGTTCCTTCTGAACCTTGGAATTGCCAATTTTTTGTTCCTGCCAACACTTCCATTTTTAACAGCCTACTACTTTATGGGGAATAAATGGATCTTTGGAGAAGTCTTCTGCAAGATCACAAGATTCTGCTTCAACTTGAATTTATACGGAAGCATTGGATTCCTCACCTGTATAAGTGTGCACAGGTACCTGGCTATTGTCCATGCAGTGAAAGCGAAGGGAAGGATGACTGTCCGTAACTCTGTGGCTATCTCAGTTTTGATTTGGCTGTTGGTGAGTGCTCAAAGTCTTCCAGACATGCTCTTTCCCAAAAACTCAACAAATAGAACTGAAAAATGTCACCATACCACCACTACAAAGTATGTCGAGAATTACCTGAAATACAGTGTAGGCTGGACTCTCACTGGGTTTGTTATGCCACTCCTTATCTTTCTTGGCTGCTATGGACATGTGACTCTTGTTCTCTGCCGCAAAAATACCATTAATAAGGTGGTGAAACAAAGAAGCTTAAGGTTGTTGTTCATTTTGATTTTGCTCTTCTCGGTTTGTTACATCCCCTATCATATTTTTAAGAACCTCAGCCTTTATTCacgagtatttttttttaaacatgggaAGTATCCAACATGGGATGAGGGAGTCTTTTGTGCTCATCAGATCAGTCGTGGTCTTGTGTGTCTGAATAGTGTTTTGAACCCCCTGGTTTACCTCCATGTCATGGATATTCCTGCTCAGCTCCAACAGCTGCTTCAGCGGTTTCGTCAGACATTTACTCGTTTGTTTGTGTCAAACTATGTCAGTGTGCCTGTGGCACAAACTGCAAACACAGCAATATCTTAA